The DNA region aagtaaggtttcactctctctttaCTAGTCTATTTAgcatttaagttttttaaaattaataattattttaaattaaataaaaatataataacgtacattaattttaaattaaattaaataaaaatccatattttactactaaattgtaactgaaattacataaattatgaattgacaaTTTATTTGACAATTCatttcattcaaacacactataaattataactataactcctctaattaaattatattagaaatgtaactttcaacCCTTAGAATCccataaataatcattctcacatcatcatccaccatatctcaaattctaaatattttctttgttttgtttatgttcttgcatgggttcaaaactcatggtaagagtatgattatatattctgttagatttatcttattttgttcaaatgttttttttttatgtaatttttccttccatctttttcttctgattattttctaatttttagttacatatgtataataaaattttggtggctgtaaaaaataattatagatgcagattcaacaatactaaaTTTCGATCAAAGCTCAtaaatcatcttcattcatgtatatttattttatttttgaaagtatgcaatgtttactgagaaaaaaaagaaagaaagtatgcaatattttaacaaaataaactgttataatcaaattattaaataaaaaatgtaactCTCTCTTAGAAtttataatcattatatttagttcttgtgatccaaaatataatggtataaagatcattataatgtttatttaattcaaaaatttgtaatttaatgattttctatataaaacaaaatttgatattctatttccaaaatttttattataaagaaTAAATCGTTAGAATTTTACGTAGCAATATAGCTTAAACTAAAGTGgatataaaaaagattaaaaaataaattaatctttgggatgtttttttattgcatttcatatgattttgtagaaaatatatttaattgatacttaaaattaataaaatatcatcgtttagtgaaattgaaattgagaaaattgttgtaaaataaaagtaaatttctTATATCAGTCAtccaaactacaaaaaaaataacatagaaAGCCAATTAAGAGTAACTCGGAAATGGGCTTGGGCCCATAATTGGAAGAGGGAAGGGAAGTTTGTTTGACGCGTCGGTGACAGATTTGTACTGTATATACCGGTGAGATATCTCCCGTCTTTTCACTCTCTTGATTTTTCCAGAGGTTACGAAGAATCTGATACAATAGCGCTTGGTTTCTCTGGGTCTTTTTGGTTCAATTTCGATTAGCTGGTTTATTCCGGTTGTGAATTTTCGTATATTAATAGGACCGACGAAGCAAAATTCCTAAGCtcagtaaaaaacaaaaaaaaaccaaaccctaaaaTCGCCATGGATAAGGAGAGATATTCCAGGAGCCACCGTGACGATCGTGATCGTGATTCGAGTCCCGACCATTCTCCGCAACGTGAAGGCGGACGCCGCCGCGATCGCGATGTTGAGTCGAAGCGGCGTGATTCAGACCACTACCGTTCATCGAGGCGCGAGGATAGGGAGGATGAGAGAGATAGGGGTAAGGAGAGAGGTAGGAGATCTGTAGAGCGAGGCGAGAGGGAAGGCAGTAGAGATAGGGAAAGGTATCATCATGAGATGGCTCACGAAGGAACTAAAGAGAAGGAATCGAGGAgcaagaggaaagagagagacgagGAGAATGGGGCTAGGGATGGGAAGAAGAAATCTAGGTTTTCCGATGGGAATGGTGAGAGGAAGAGCAGGTTTGAGGATGTGGCTATGGAATCTGAGAACAAGAGTGCTCACGTCACTGAGGGTTCTGGGGCTTTGAATCCTACCAGCGGCGTTTCGATTGTGAGTTCTCTAtacctttttttgttaatcttctTAGTTGCTACTGTCTGTTTCTTCTGTTTGCTTACTCGAGACTTGTTCAAAATTACCTCGAGTCTTCTTTGCTACTTGAGCTTCAAATAGGTTGTGTGAATGGTGTTTGAAATGCTTGTATCTTCTTGTCTCTGTGCAGGGCGCCTCTTCAATTACTTCTGTTGCATCGGAAGCTTCTTTGGCTCCTAGTCAAACCCTGCTCACTAAGGTATCTTCGATATATACAACGGATGAAAATAAGGCTAGTATTGTCAGATCTCATGAGGTTCCTGGAAAATCTAGTACAGATGGAAGACCATTGTCAACAGCTGGGAAAAGTACTCCAAACATGTCTTCTGATGCGTTAGCGAAAGCTAAGAAAACACTACAGTTCAAGCACAAAGGATTGGCGGATAAATTGAAGAAACTGCCTTTGGTAAGATCTGCAGATATTCTAGACATTTGCATTCATTCTGCTCTTACAACTTTGTATTTGATAAATTGCCCTTTCTTCTCTGTGCAGTTGAACAAGGGTACTAAGTCAACTTCAGAAGGTAGCCCAGATACCAGAGTACCATCATCGACTACCACTCCTGCTGTCTCTACAGGAACATCTTTTGCATCAGCAGTGCCACATTCTGGCCTTGCTGGTCTTGGGAGTATTAACATTGAAGCTGTTAAGCGAGCTCAGGAGCTGGCAGCTAACATGGGATTTCGTCTGGATGGAAACCTATTTTCAGGACAAGCACCCTCAGATACGGCTGTTGCAGAGAGACCCGCCAAGCCCCCTGTTCTGCGTGTGGATGCACTAGGAAGGGAGATTGATGAACATGGAAATGTTATTAGTGTGACTAAACCAAGCAATCTTAGTACATTGAAGGTCAGCAATGTTAATCTTAATGACTtaagttttcatgtttttttctttttatgatcgAGCTTCTAATGTACTTGTATTTTACAGgttaacataaacaaacagaagaaagaCGCTTTTCAGATTCTTAAACCTCAACTGGAAGAAGATCTAAAAGAAGACCCCCATTTTGACCCACGGATGGgtattgatgtaaaaaagaTTGTGAGACCTAAACGTATGACTTTCCAGTTTGTTGAGGAAGGTAAATGGACAAGAGATGCTGAGAGTTTGAAGTTAAAGGTATGCATTGTCTTTTGTATGAATTCCTTTTAACCATGTTCCTTCTTGGTGGTCTCTATAGTTGTCTCACTATGTGTATTTTTATCTTTCCTTTGTAGAGTCAATTTGGTGAAGCAAAAGAAAGGGAGCTGAAGGTGAAGCAAGTGCATCTGGCAAAGGCAAAGGATGatataaatccaaatttgataGAGGTATCAGAACGTGTCCCGAGAAAAGAGAAGCCGAAGGAGCCAATTCCAGATGTTGAGTGGTGGTACGTAATTTTCTCACCTTGTCCTTTCTGTTAATGCTCtaagttgtttttttctgaattcTGATGTGACATTTACTTGGCATAACCTTGATGGAAACAAGTCATCCTACACTTATTAAATTTAACTTGAAACTTTTGGGGGGCATTTGACTAAAGTGATGAATCACCATAACTACACATTCAGTTAGCTCTCATCGATGCATGATATTCACATAATTGTTTGGTATTCTTGTTACTCCTGTTGGTttagggttatttgtttattttttgaattactcGTTTTGTTGAGGTGGGATGTATACTATCAATAATGCAAATTCTTGATTTCTTTGGGTGTTGGCATATGTCATATAATTCTTCTGAAAGTTCAATGCTTTTATGATCAGCAGTAGTATGATTACTTAGAGAATATGGTAACATGGTTGGACTGATGATTATGATCCACTTATTACCTTCCAATGCAAGTCCAAATAGTTAATCTGGCTGCTTTGTTTTCTGCCGTGTTGGTCTTTTTCACTGTATATGTTCATGATGGGTTTTCTTAGttcataattgttttatatttcaGGGATGCAAATGTCCTCGTCAATGGCGAATACGGTGACATAGCCGATGGCATTATTACTGAAAGCGATCTAAAGATAGAAAAACTTACTCATTACATTGAGCATCCTCGTCCCATAGAGCCACCTGCAGAGGCAGCGCCTCCACCACCCCAACCTCTCAAACTGACAAAGAAGGAACAGAAGAAACTGCGAACACAGAGGCGTCTagcaaaagaaaaggataaaCAGGAGATGATCCGACAAGGGTTGCTTGAACCACCAAAAGCAAAGGTGAAGATGAGCAACTTGATGAAGGTTCTTGGGTCTGAAGCGACCCAAGACCCAACCAAGCTTGAAAAAGAGATCCGCACAGCAGCTGCCGAGCGTGAGCAGGCTCATACGGACAGGAACGCAGCCCGGAAGCTAACTCCTGCAGAGAAAcgtgagaagaaagagaggaagctaTTTGATGATCCAACAACGGTTGAGACACTTGTGTCGGTGTACAAGATCAAGAAGCTATCGCATCCTAAAACAAGATTTAAAGTGGAGATGAATGCAAGAGACAACAGACTAACAGGGTGTAGTGTGATGACGGAGGGAATGAGTGTTGTTGTGGTTGAGGGCAAAAGCAAAGCGATAAATAGATATGGGAAGCTGATGCTGAGGCGAATAAACTgggaagaagcagagaagaaggaagagaaggatgacgaggaagaagaggcgAATGGGGAAAACAAATGTTGGTTGGTTTGGCAAGGAAGCGTTGCAAAGCCGAGTTTTCACAGGTTTCATGTACAAGAATGCCTGACCGAATCCTCTGCCAAGAAAATTTTCATTGATGCTGGTGTTGTTCACTACTGGGATCTCGCCGTCAATTACTCAGACGACTAAAACCTCTTTCCTCATATCACCATCACCTATAAATGCTTTTTAACTATTTGGACATGTTATTGCGGTTCTGTGAACATATTTTTCACCTTGTTCTGTTGTCTGGTGTTTTAGTTTTGAACAAGAATGATATGTTTCTACGAGGTAATAACTATTAAAGTTGGTGATGCAACATAAAGGATCTGATTCACAGCGCCCAAAGTACCattaataaaagataaattgagCACTAACGGATATTAacatgattatgtttgtatttgtCTCACGTCTCACAGGCATGAGCCGCGCGTGTAGAGAGGTTGGTCATATGTTTGATGAAAATAACACAGACGTGCGACAAAATGCGAGGCTCAGTGCTTCATCTGTTACCTGACAGCTACGCCTCCTCCAGCTTTCTCTTTACCCAACATATAACACGGCGCGTGACCTCTTCGAAAGCCCCAAACTAccctcaaactctctctctctttttctttttgtttttatagaaTCTTCcttcgtttatgtttttttctatctatcttgaaaattctcttttgttttcttttcttctcctctgtttttggaAACATTCCGGTGACAGAGGAACATGGAGACGATAACAGAGTATCTAGAGAGATCGATGCAGAATTGTTCACTGAGTAATCAGAGAAGAAGTATCGGAGATGGGTTTGGTATGACGGACGAACATATCCCCATCTCAGATAGATTCTTGGACCTCAATTCTCACTTCTCTGTTCCTTCTCATTTGGAACAGTGTCTTGATCTCAAGGTAAAACACTAAACCAACCTCTTTTGTTTCcctataattgatatattttttatgttttcttgggGAAgagatatatttgagaagtatCAGGGCTTGACCTTGAGCTTTCCTTTGAATAAGCAAATTCTTAGTGTTGCTTTTACAGTCAATCTTTTTATCTGCTTGATGATTTTCTTTAATGGAGCATATGTTTTTTTCGTACAGTGAGATTTGCATATATGATAAATCTAGTCCAAGCTATTTTTGTCACATAACTTGGGGTGCATTATTTTGCATTGCAAAGAGaaagtacaaaaaaacaaaaaaaacaaaactttacttCTGGTACATTAGGTTATTAGCTTTAGCATCAAAggagtttttaagttttattactTCTGTAATGAAGACAGGAGAGGTTTACTACAGAAACTGGAATGATGGAATGAgagtgaaggaagaagatcctaGGAAATTGGCGAGCAGGAACAATGTAGATCAATCCAGTGGAGAATCGTATGGAACTGTGTTTTCATCAGAAGAAGGTAACTCGTATTATGAAAGCCAAGAGTCTTCATCCGAGTCGTCTCCTTCATCGAGAAAATATCGAaaagacgaggaagaagaagaagaagatgttattGTGGTAGCTGGTTGCAAAGCTTGTTTCATGTATTACATGGTACCTAAACTCTCAAAGAATTGCCCCAAATGTGCAACTCTGCTTCTCCACTTTGATCAacctcactcttcttcttcttgaacgTCTATCCTTCtcgttttcattttcatttcttcgtcttctcatttttttttatataaacgaGTGGTCGTGTTGGTGTGTGAGTGGGCATTAATACgagttttaactttttgaagGCAATGTTAAGGTAGTTAATTGGATATAAAAAACATGTATTAGTAGTGATAGcataatgaaaataaacatttataatttggCCTTCTTTTGGACAATGCGGAACAAGTGGATGggtaaaacaaaatacattttgGTAACTTGGTTAGTGTAGTACAAGTGTCATCGCTGGGGGTTGCGTGTGTTTATGGGTTTTACATATTACAGAATAACAAAACAGATTGCTATGTTGTTATGGGATTCACTGACTTGTGATGAGAGTGATAGCATATATGGGTTGGTAATGAAAGGGGAGAGTGGAGGGGATGTTTTTGTTGCGTTAAAGTTGGTCAATGAAGATAACGCCCTTATTAGGACTCGCGCGCTGCgtggaaagaaaaattaaaaagcataatCATTGCAAGCATGTGATTTACCACAATTCCTGTTTCCTTTGTATCCCattttgatttataaatataaaaaaataacttttggtttgagtcttttgaccaaaaataaaaatgactttatacaacaaatttataatcaaaCCATAATTTCCCTCCCCAAAATTGTCAACTTTTGCAATCATCTACtgtatatacaatatttttaaaagtggCAGTAATTCACAGCAACGACA from Camelina sativa cultivar DH55 chromosome 3, Cs, whole genome shotgun sequence includes:
- the LOC104776855 gene encoding U4/U6 small nuclear ribonucleoprotein Prp3-like isoform X1, whose translation is MDKERYSRSHRDDRDRDSSPDHSPQREGGRRRDRDVESKRRDSDHYRSSRREDREDERDRGKERGRRSVERGEREGSRDRERYHHEMAHEGTKEKESRSKRKERDEENGARDGKKKSRFSDGNGERKSRFEDVAMESENKSAHVTEGSGALNPTSGVSIGASSITSVASEASLAPSQTLLTKVSSIYTTDENKASIVRSHEVPGKSSTDGRPLSTAGKSTPNMSSDALAKAKKTLQFKHKGLADKLKKLPLLNKGTKSTSEGSPDTRVPSSTTTPAVSTGTSFASAVPHSGLAGLGSINIEAVKRAQELAANMGFRLDGNLFSGQAPSDTAVAERPAKPPVLRVDALGREIDEHGNVISVTKPSNLSTLKVNINKQKKDAFQILKPQLEEDLKEDPHFDPRMGIDVKKIVRPKRMTFQFVEEGKWTRDAESLKLKSQFGEAKERELKVKQVHLAKAKDDINPNLIEVSERVPRKEKPKEPIPDVEWWDANVLVNGEYGDIADGIITESDLKIEKLTHYIEHPRPIEPPAEAAPPPPQPLKLTKKEQKKLRTQRRLAKEKDKQEMIRQGLLEPPKAKVKMSNLMKVLGSEATQDPTKLEKEIRTAAAEREQAHTDRNAARKLTPAEKREKKERKLFDDPTTVETLVSVYKIKKLSHPKTRFKVEMNARDNRLTGCSVMTEGMSVVVVEGKSKAINRYGKLMLRRINWEEAEKKEEKDDEEEEANGENKCWLVWQGSVAKPSFHRFHVQECLTESSAKKIFIDAGVVHYWDLAVNYSDD
- the LOC104776855 gene encoding U4/U6 small nuclear ribonucleoprotein Prp3-like isoform X2, whose product is MSSDALAKAKKTLQFKHKGLADKLKKLPLLNKGTKSTSEGSPDTRVPSSTTTPAVSTGTSFASAVPHSGLAGLGSINIEAVKRAQELAANMGFRLDGNLFSGQAPSDTAVAERPAKPPVLRVDALGREIDEHGNVISVTKPSNLSTLKVNINKQKKDAFQILKPQLEEDLKEDPHFDPRMGIDVKKIVRPKRMTFQFVEEGKWTRDAESLKLKSQFGEAKERELKVKQVHLAKAKDDINPNLIEVSERVPRKEKPKEPIPDVEWWDANVLVNGEYGDIADGIITESDLKIEKLTHYIEHPRPIEPPAEAAPPPPQPLKLTKKEQKKLRTQRRLAKEKDKQEMIRQGLLEPPKAKVKMSNLMKVLGSEATQDPTKLEKEIRTAAAEREQAHTDRNAARKLTPAEKREKKERKLFDDPTTVETLVSVYKIKKLSHPKTRFKVEMNARDNRLTGCSVMTEGMSVVVVEGKSKAINRYGKLMLRRINWEEAEKKEEKDDEEEEANGENKCWLVWQGSVAKPSFHRFHVQECLTESSAKKIFIDAGVVHYWDLAVNYSDD
- the LOC104776856 gene encoding uncharacterized protein LOC104776856, producing METITEYLERSMQNCSLSNQRRSIGDGFGMTDEHIPISDRFLDLNSHFSVPSHLEQCLDLKTGEVYYRNWNDGMRVKEEDPRKLASRNNVDQSSGESYGTVFSSEEGNSYYESQESSSESSPSSRKYRKDEEEEEEDVIVVAGCKACFMYYMVPKLSKNCPKCATLLLHFDQPHSSSS